The Microcoleus sp. FACHB-672 sequence TGTGCCAATTTCAGCAGTTCTGGACTTCCGGGTGCCAGAAACCTAACTTTGATGAAACTGACGAGTTCTTGGATTTCTCCCTCTGGGAGTGTGTAATAACGTCGCTCTGATCGCCATTCTCCCTCTGATTCGCGGAAAAAGTCTGCAATCAGTGATTCGGCGGTTGATTGAGACAGTTGTGCTATGGATGTCATGCGGCCCCTTTTTTGTTTGAACTACGTTTGACAGCGTATCAACCTATCGCCCAGGCGTGGCGTCAAGTTTGTTACTTTTCTTCATAATAATATCTACATTATCTAGAATTTACCTGAGTGGCCACTGTCTAAGGAATGATGCTGGGAGGGTGAGCGATAGATTTCAGGAGTGATAATCACTTGCAAAATTAGTGAAAAAGTAGAGAATGTTCCTCTGTTATCGTGCAGCCTCTTCTATAAAAAGACTTCTGCCTTCAAACCTGCGTTCCCGGGCGGCAAGGGCTGTGACGAACAAAGCACCCTTAGAAAAATTGCTCGCAAAAACTGAAGGTGAATGTAGCAGCGGTGCAGGCAGCCCGCTTTTAAGCCCTCCCGAATCAGTTATGAATGGGGGGCAATGAAAGCACGCATTTTTACTCAATAAATTTCCCTGATTGAATCGGCGGCAACTCACATCAAGTTCTACTTTTTTGAATATTTGTTCTCAAAAGTTAAATAATCTAGAAATTAATCCAATTTTTACCAAGTGTTACCTAAGATTAAAAAGTAATAATTTAAGGGCAAGAGGGCGTCAAATGGAGTCACTGCAAATCCAAGTAAGTGCGTTGAACCAAAAAGTCGAGGGGCTGCACCAAGTGATTGAGCAGCTCAGTAGTAAGATAGCCCAAGTATTGTCAGAGCCAGAGTTAACTGCCGGCAAGCCCGTGCCATCTGTTGCATTAAGTGTTGGGCGATACCATTATTCAAGCTATAGCAGTCTGGATATGTCTATGGAACATAAAGATGTCCTGGTTGATGTCAACCGCTTAGACAGAAACGGTCATAGTTCAGAGCAAGAATTAAGCCCAGAAATTCAAATCCAACGACTAACTGCACAGCTGACTGCTGCTTATAATCGAATCGCAGCCTTGGAAGAACAGTTACTAGCTCAGAGAATTCACTAAACTAGCAAAAAACTGTCAAGTTTTAAGCGGGGCGAACCCTAATTGCTGAGATTGGATCTAAAACTCTGTAAGGGTGCACAGAGAAAACCCCTGTGTAAAAAAAACTCAAAACTTTTTAAACGCTGAAAGCTTCAACAACGCCCGACTAACGCTTCAATAGCATTGAGAAGTTGGGTTTGATTCCAGCCCTGGTAAAGGTGAGCCGCAATTGCACAGCCACCGGCACCCATCCCCTCCTTGACGTAGCCCTGTTCATAAGCTTGTAGCACCCCATAGCCAGAGGCCGCAAACGTTAGCCCAGTCGCGAGCAGAGGCACCGATCCAATGGCTTTGGCGAGTCCCACAGTGTCGCCGGTGGGATCTTCTGCCACCCACCGGGTCGTTCCCACAACAATTTCCTCTGAACGCCACTTTAGGGCGTATTGGCGGGCGATGGATTCTATGAGGGCATAGACGGCCAGCATTTGCGTGCCGCCGGCTAGTAAGACGCCAGCAGTGCGACTGGCTGCAATCGCCATTCCAGCGACCGCTATCTGCATAGGATCTCCTACCGCCGCAACGAGTTGTAGGGGATCAAGGGAGGAATGTATAGAAGTCAGGGAATCTTCGGGCCAAAAACCGGCTCGTTGCAAACCCGCTTGTACGACAGCTGCTTTTTGTCCATGATTACAGTTGGGATGGCTACTGTTGACCTTACCGGCTGCCTGAATGCCCAAGCCGGTTAAAACAGCTAGGGCGGTTGTCGTTCCCCCAACCACGCACTCGCCGATGATTAAATAGTCAAAGTCTTTGGCTAATCGCTGCCCCCACTCTAGCCCCTGCTCTAGTAGCAGTTTTACGGTAGAAAGTTCTAAGGCGCTGCCGGTGGTGAGACAACGTGCCGGTGTGCCGCCTAAATCAATTGCCGGCACCGTAAGCTTAACCGACAAACCGGCATTCAATAAATAAATGGGAATGTCCAACGCTTCCACAACCGCACGAGAAATGAACACTGGCGATGCACCGGCAGTCAGAGGCGGTAAAGGATAATCAGGTTGCGCTACAGGGCCGTTATATAAAAATTCAGCATCCGCCACTGCTGTGTAGCGTCGGTCATCTGGTGTTGCACCGGCAGCAGAAATACCCGGAATCAGGCCGGTTTCGGTAAAGCCTAACACGCAAGCAAAAGCCGGTGATCGTCCCCGATACCGTTCCAGCCATCGCCGGCCTTGTTGTATTTGCGTGTAAGTATGAATCATTAAAATAGAGTGATTTCTGCCTGTAAATTTTTGCGATTTGGGTGTAGCCGGTGCTTCACAGAAAAATTTACAGTCGGGGCAATTGAAAATTTTGAATGAGAAATTTAACCTTTTTTATTCTTCATCCAGCAATACTTGCACCCAAGGTGGAGGCGGGGGAATTGGGTTGCCCAAGCGTTCCAGCAGCAGACAAGCTGCTAGATGTACTGCAAACAAGTAAACAATGTTATTGAGCATCACCATTAACAAGGCAACGACCTGAACCACCGGCAAACTTGGCTGCTGTAGCAATCCCAGCCTTTCAAATCCCCATTGAGTGAACTCTGTAATTTGGATAGTTATGTAAGCCCAGAGGTCTTCACCCAGAAGAATTGAGACCAACCAAATGCGGAAGAAGAAGCCAAAAGAAGCAATTAGCATTCCAATGAAAATTGAAACACTCCAGCCGGCACCACGCCGCCACAGCAACCCCAGCACAACCCCTAACACTCCAAAGGGGATCACAAATTGAATGCTACGCATCGGACCCATTAGCACGGATAACAGCAACCCGGACACTAACGCAGCCATCCACGCTGCCCGGTTGCCCCAGCGCAAATAGACTAATGCGATCGGCACGGGAAAGAAGATCCGTAAAATCGGCCCTAAGGGAAAATAGTAATTGATTAGCCAAATCAGGCTGGCGGTACTAGCCAAAAAAGCCGTTTCCACCATGATTAAGGGGGCTGGGTTTCCCAATTTTGGTTGGGAAAGAGCTTTGTCAATTTCAGTATGCGGAAGGGACTCTGACGTGTCGCTTATCGGCTCAACCCCAGATTCAGGGTGAAGGAATTTTTCCAGATCGTTCTTGTTTTCAGTTTCACCGGAGTTGTTTGGATGAGAAGAGTTGCTATCGCTAAAAGGATTGCTCATGCCAGTCACAAAAAAATGGTCAGCCGTCCGCCCAAACTGTTTTCAGAAAAGCCGGTTGCTGCTAGTAAGCCTGAGAGGGAGATTATACCCAGAACTCAGGACAAAAATATTGGTGGCTGTTCAGCCACCTCATTTACTTTAAACTTTATTTGCAGACTGGAGGCTAGAGACGGTGCCGGCGGCGATGGGCGAATTACAAAGCCATCGATTCTAGCATCTCCACCTGCTGAATCACCAGCACAGAACAGGGAGCACGGTGTCCGACATAATTGCTGACACTTCCCAACAAAGCTTCTGCCCATCCTGTTCGCCCCCGACGTCCTAGCACAATCACATCCGATCCCCAATTCTTTGCGACTTGGCAAAGACATTCTCCCGCATCACCGATCTTGTAATCAAATTCTGTAGGGACTTCCAACACGGTTGCAGTTTTGGAATACTCAGCAAGCATTCCCTGGACTTGCTCGATGCGCTGTTCAACGCGCAGATGTTCGGTTTGGTAGGCATTATCCATCAGTTCTGGATACAAACCCAGCTCGACCGGCAGCACGGCTAAAGACTCACCGCTCATTTCCTGGCTGACACAGTGAAACAGCATCATCCGGGCATGATTCGCCTGAGCCATCTCTAGAGCACGGTTAAAGACAACCTTGCTTAATTGAGAGTCATCTAGGGCAACGAGAATTTTTTGAAAACTCATGGCTTTCTCTCCTGGACATGAAGGGTGTTTCAGGGTCAAACGCCGGATGATTAAGCAGTTGTGACTCAAATGGCATTCAGCTGATCGGCCATTCTAGTTGAGCGTTGGGTAAAAGTTCAGTGAAGGCTTAGTCGATGTGTTTTCTAACTGGATGCCACATTCGTAAGATGATAGAACTGCTCTAGGCTGAGCGCTTGCAATAATCGTTAGGTCGGTTGATTTCCCACCCTCAACTTAGCGCAATTGAGGGCTTTTCCTACGTTTTTGCAGTATTCCTTGACAATTCAATACCGGCTGTTTGCTTCAAGGCTAAACTTGCCGATCTTTGCCGGTATTGTTAAACCAGAAGACGCTCTAGAGCGTGCATATCAGGAATGCAAAGAACATCACGTTCGCGCAAGATTAGCCCTTTTTTTTCTAACTTGCTCAGCACCCGTGTCACTGTTTCCCGCGCCAGTCCACTGAGACTGCTCAATTCTCGATGCGGTAAATTTGGGATCTCGGTTCCTTCAGCGGATAGTTTGCCTTGTCCCTCCGCTAAAAACAGTAAAATATCCGCCACGCGTGAGGTACTGTCCGACTCACGCAGCCGCAGGCGGCGGTTAACTTGCCTTAGACGCCGCGCCATCAGCTGGGCTAGCCGAATACCAGCTAGGGGTTCTGTGTTGAGCAGCTTGACAAAATCTTGAGCCGGTAAATTACCAATGGTTGTAGGCGCAAGTGTAATGACATCTGTTGAGCGCGGCACTTCATCAAGCGCTGCCATCTCGCCAAAGAGTTCTCCTTTACCCAGAATATTTAAGGTCACTTCCTTACCATCAAGATTGTAGGTACGAATTTTGACCCAACCATCCAAAATAAAGTACACAGAACTGCCCCAGTCATTCTCCAGCAAAATCACTTGGTTCGGTGGATGACTGCGGCTAACAATATGAGCGGTGGCTCTGTCAACGATCTCTTCTGGGAGACCTCCAAAAAAAGGAGTAGAGCGAATCAATTGCTCCACATTATGGTTGGAGTCGCGCTGGCTGTATCGGTCTTCCATGTGGCCATTGTGTCATAAAGGCTCTTGAGGATGTATTCAGTTATAGAGGGCGGCTGGCGGGAGGGGAAAGGCTGATTGCGTTTCAAACCGGCACCACATCTGGGTTTTGAAGTTTTCTCTAATACCCGTATTATCCAACAAGCCTATCTATAATAGTTGCTAACAATACACACACTTCTGATTTTTGAGTTCGCCAGGAGCAACACTGACGCTCGTCAACTACAATACCCTATCCTACGGTCAAAGGTATTGGAATTGATTGATGAGTTCACTGGCTCAACCCCTAGATGCTGGGGTGAAGGTAAATCTTTTTGTGCTGATGAAATTTAACAGGATGCTTGGAAACTACATCAGCGAAGTTGCCTATGCCGGCAATACAGCGATTGACGGATGCCTGTTTTCTCTCTAAGCGAGTTTTGCGGTGGCTCTCACCCTAGCACTTATATCATTAAAATATATTCACTTATAAGCTTTATAAGCTTACACGAGTGCCCGGTTGAGAGGCTGAGCTTGGCAATGACTCGCAGCTCAACTCCATAATCTTGAGGCCGTCTAAATAAAAACCTTGATAAGTCACTCCCTCTGAAGGGTGCCACTCATAGATTGGGAAGCTTTGGTCTTCAAAATTTTCTGGAGTCATCACCAGATATCTCACACTATCTTTTTGGGAAAGTAGCATCACTGGAATTTGTTCGCCGGCTGGAGATACAAGTTTGTGAGTTGCTTCAAAAACACGCATTTTAGAAACCTTTTATGAATTCTTAGCTGGGAAATGTGGGATTTGAGGCATTGCCTTTTGATTTTTATAAGCATGAATGACTAAGCCAACCAACATGGTGATGCAATATCTTTATCAAAGGTGACAGTACGCTCCTCGCTGTGTGATCCATATCATTGATAGCTCCAACGCCGGTAAAATGCGCGCGGTGGGCGAAATTACCAGCCAGAGCTTAATAATCGGCATTCTATCTCAGTTATCTGTAGGGCGGCTCACACCTGGCTCTGCTGGTGAAACCATTCTAAGACTCGATTCCACGCCCACCAGGAATCAGGATCGCCGGCCAAGCGTTGACTCGTTTTGCTACTGATATAGCCCACATGGCCGCCGTACTGGGTCAAAATTAAATCAATCGCCGGATTGCCGGCACAAACCGCTTGTAAGTCTGGAATGATCGCCGGTTCAAACATCGGATCATCTGCGGCGTAGAGAATCAAAGTCGATTTGTTGAGGTGAGGCAAT is a genomic window containing:
- the cobT gene encoding nicotinate mononucleotide-dependent phosphoribosyltransferase CobT; its protein translation is MIHTYTQIQQGRRWLERYRGRSPAFACVLGFTETGLIPGISAAGATPDDRRYTAVADAEFLYNGPVAQPDYPLPPLTAGASPVFISRAVVEALDIPIYLLNAGLSVKLTVPAIDLGGTPARCLTTGSALELSTVKLLLEQGLEWGQRLAKDFDYLIIGECVVGGTTTALAVLTGLGIQAAGKVNSSHPNCNHGQKAAVVQAGLQRAGFWPEDSLTSIHSSLDPLQLVAAVGDPMQIAVAGMAIAASRTAGVLLAGGTQMLAVYALIESIARQYALKWRSEEIVVGTTRWVAEDPTGDTVGLAKAIGSVPLLATGLTFAASGYGVLQAYEQGYVKEGMGAGGCAIAAHLYQGWNQTQLLNAIEALVGRC
- a CDS encoding universal stress protein: MSFQKILVALDDSQLSKVVFNRALEMAQANHARMMLFHCVSQEMSGESLAVLPVELGLYPELMDNAYQTEHLRVEQRIEQVQGMLAEYSKTATVLEVPTEFDYKIGDAGECLCQVAKNWGSDVIVLGRRGRTGWAEALLGSVSNYVGHRAPCSVLVIQQVEMLESMAL
- a CDS encoding DUF2232 domain-containing protein; translated protein: MSNPFSDSNSSHPNNSGETENKNDLEKFLHPESGVEPISDTSESLPHTEIDKALSQPKLGNPAPLIMVETAFLASTASLIWLINYYFPLGPILRIFFPVPIALVYLRWGNRAAWMAALVSGLLLSVLMGPMRSIQFVIPFGVLGVVLGLLWRRGAGWSVSIFIGMLIASFGFFFRIWLVSILLGEDLWAYITIQITEFTQWGFERLGLLQQPSLPVVQVVALLMVMLNNIVYLFAVHLAACLLLERLGNPIPPPPPWVQVLLDEE
- a CDS encoding Crp/Fnr family transcriptional regulator, giving the protein MEDRYSQRDSNHNVEQLIRSTPFFGGLPEEIVDRATAHIVSRSHPPNQVILLENDWGSSVYFILDGWVKIRTYNLDGKEVTLNILGKGELFGEMAALDEVPRSTDVITLAPTTIGNLPAQDFVKLLNTEPLAGIRLAQLMARRLRQVNRRLRLRESDSTSRVADILLFLAEGQGKLSAEGTEIPNLPHRELSSLSGLARETVTRVLSKLEKKGLILRERDVLCIPDMHALERLLV